Proteins encoded by one window of SAR202 cluster bacterium:
- a CDS encoding S1 RNA-binding domain-containing protein — protein MSSIQQDAGSTQDMGELLDSFEPMKPLRWGEVIQGIVMRSDADGVLVNIGHKAEGIVPAAEMRTLDRAALEKIKVGDEILAMVIKGESAEGAAILSIDKALGELGWRTLEKSVDSGVVLKGKIIGFNRGGAIVEVEGVQGFVPMSQIISVSREHFKDKPEGAPDTTSSEIGKDLSLKVLEVNRSRNRAILSERQAVQERREEKKAKLIQDLAEGQVRKGRVTGISSFGAFVDLGGADGLIHISELSWNTVSAPDQVVKVGQELEVYVLRVDPDNKKIALSLKRLQPEPWETITQRYNVGDVVDAVITKLTDFGAFARVEGSVEGLVHISELTQKMISHPREVVGEGDNVRLKILRIEPERRRLGLSLKQAVEEQGQV, from the coding sequence GTGAGTTCAATTCAGCAGGATGCCGGCAGCACGCAGGACATGGGGGAACTGCTCGACTCCTTTGAGCCCATGAAGCCACTTCGCTGGGGCGAGGTGATCCAGGGAATCGTTATGCGCTCGGACGCCGACGGCGTGCTCGTAAACATCGGGCACAAGGCCGAAGGCATAGTCCCGGCCGCAGAGATGCGGACTCTCGACAGGGCCGCCCTCGAGAAGATCAAAGTAGGCGATGAAATCCTCGCGATGGTCATAAAGGGCGAGTCAGCAGAGGGTGCAGCTATCCTCTCGATCGACAAAGCCCTGGGCGAGCTCGGCTGGCGCACGCTTGAAAAGTCCGTTGACAGCGGCGTTGTCCTGAAAGGGAAAATCATTGGATTTAACCGGGGCGGCGCTATAGTAGAGGTGGAGGGCGTTCAGGGGTTTGTACCCATGTCCCAGATCATAAGCGTCTCGCGAGAGCACTTCAAGGACAAGCCTGAGGGCGCGCCGGATACCACGTCATCCGAGATCGGCAAAGACCTGTCCCTCAAAGTCCTCGAAGTGAACCGGAGCCGCAACCGAGCCATCCTTTCCGAGCGGCAGGCGGTCCAGGAGCGCAGGGAAGAGAAGAAGGCCAAGCTGATACAGGACCTGGCCGAGGGCCAGGTGAGGAAGGGGCGGGTCACCGGCATCAGCTCCTTCGGCGCTTTCGTTGATCTGGGCGGCGCGGACGGGCTCATCCATATCTCCGAGCTCTCATGGAATACGGTGAGCGCACCGGACCAGGTAGTAAAGGTAGGGCAGGAGCTTGAGGTGTACGTCTTGAGGGTGGACCCGGACAACAAGAAGATCGCCCTGAGCCTCAAGCGACTGCAGCCAGAGCCGTGGGAGACGATTACCCAGCGGTACAACGTCGGCGATGTTGTGGACGCGGTTATCACCAAACTGACTGACTTCGGCGCGTTTGCCAGGGTGGAGGGCTCTGTAGAGGGGCTTGTCCACATCTCCGAGTTGACGCAGAAGATGATCAGCCATCCGCGGGAGGTTGTGGGGGAGGGAGACAATGTGAGGCTGAAGATCCTTCGCATTGAGCCGGAGAGGCGCCGACTCGGGCTCAGCTTGAAGCAGGCGGTCGAGGAGCAGGGCCAGGTGTAA
- a CDS encoding ATP-dependent Clp protease ATP-binding subunit → MTSRFEKFSERARRVLSLAQEEAQRFNHNYIGTEHILLGLVRESDGVAAKVLSNLGVELNKVRSAVEFIIGRGERSTSGEIGLTPRAKKVIELAVDEARRLNHHYIGTEHLLIGLMREGEGVAAGVLESLGINLDKVRAETSRILTQTFQHSQGGTASKPATRTPTLDQLGIDLTAAARAGKLDPTVGREKEIQRVTQILSRRTKNNPVLVGEPGVGKTAIVEALAQQIASNEVPSTLQGKRLVTLDMGALVAGTKYRGEFEERLKKVIEEIKASENCVLFIDEIHTMVGAGAAEGAVDAANILKPSLARGELQCVGATTLDDYRKYVERDPALERRFQPVTVEEPTVDMTIEILKGIRSRYEEHHQLEITDDALRAAATLAARYIPDRFMPDKAIDLVDEAASRVRINYSTAPLTLKETSKALNTVRTEKDEAISSRQYEYAAELRDRETQLAEKLMGLEKAWQEERGKDKPKVSEKDIEEVVSMWTGIPVTRLSASEMERLKNMEEELHRHVVGQEEAVTIVSKATRRARAGLKNPKRPTGVFIFAGPTGVGKTHLVQKLAQFLFGTEDAVIRVDMSEFMERHAVARLVGAPPGYVGYDEGGQLTEAVRRKSYCVILLDEIEKAHPEVFNILLQIFDDGHLTDSRGRKVDFRNTLIVMTSNIGSDLIRQDKSLGFNTKVGDEGKSKADYERMKGNVLDEIKRFFRPEFLNRIDGTVVFHPLTRDQVHKIVDIETKKVAFNLVEKGISLEITDAAKAWIANKGYDPLFGARPLRRVIQDEVEDRLSDALLDGRFKTGDTALIDIENEVLTVKAKARTEPVASN, encoded by the coding sequence ATGACAAGCAGGTTTGAAAAGTTTTCCGAGAGGGCTCGCCGGGTCCTGTCTCTGGCCCAGGAAGAAGCCCAGCGGTTCAACCATAACTATATTGGAACGGAGCACATCCTGCTCGGGCTGGTCCGGGAGTCAGACGGCGTTGCCGCCAAGGTCCTCTCCAACCTCGGAGTAGAGCTCAACAAGGTCCGGTCCGCCGTCGAATTCATCATCGGCAGGGGTGAGCGCAGCACTTCCGGCGAGATCGGCCTCACGCCGCGCGCAAAGAAGGTGATCGAGCTGGCAGTGGATGAAGCCCGCAGGCTCAACCACCACTACATCGGCACAGAGCACCTCCTGATCGGCCTCATGCGCGAGGGCGAAGGCGTCGCGGCAGGCGTCCTGGAAAGCCTCGGCATCAACCTGGACAAGGTCCGCGCCGAGACCAGCCGTATCCTCACGCAGACCTTCCAGCACTCCCAGGGCGGCACGGCATCAAAGCCCGCCACCCGCACCCCTACGCTCGACCAGCTCGGCATCGACCTTACGGCCGCCGCGCGCGCCGGCAAGCTTGACCCTACGGTCGGTCGCGAAAAGGAGATCCAGCGCGTCACGCAGATCCTCAGCCGCCGCACCAAGAACAACCCCGTCCTCGTCGGCGAGCCGGGCGTCGGCAAGACCGCCATCGTCGAAGCTCTGGCACAGCAGATAGCCTCCAACGAAGTCCCGTCCACTCTCCAGGGCAAGCGACTGGTGACTCTGGACATGGGCGCGCTCGTCGCCGGCACCAAGTACCGCGGCGAGTTCGAAGAGCGCCTCAAGAAGGTCATAGAAGAGATCAAGGCCTCCGAGAACTGCGTCCTCTTTATCGATGAGATCCATACCATGGTCGGCGCCGGCGCTGCTGAGGGCGCCGTGGACGCCGCCAATATCCTGAAGCCCTCCCTCGCCCGCGGCGAGCTGCAGTGCGTAGGCGCCACGACGCTCGACGATTACCGCAAGTATGTAGAGCGCGACCCGGCCCTGGAGCGCAGGTTCCAGCCGGTGACCGTCGAGGAGCCGACCGTCGACATGACGATTGAGATCCTCAAGGGCATTCGCTCCCGGTACGAGGAGCACCACCAACTTGAGATCACCGACGACGCTCTCCGCGCCGCCGCAACCCTGGCCGCCCGGTACATCCCGGACCGGTTCATGCCGGACAAGGCAATTGACCTGGTTGACGAGGCTGCATCGCGCGTCCGCATCAACTACAGCACCGCGCCGCTGACGCTCAAAGAGACTTCCAAGGCGCTGAACACGGTGCGGACGGAGAAGGACGAGGCGATCTCGTCCCGCCAGTACGAGTACGCCGCCGAGCTCCGCGACCGCGAGACACAGCTCGCCGAGAAGCTCATGGGCCTTGAGAAGGCATGGCAGGAGGAGCGCGGGAAGGACAAGCCGAAGGTCTCCGAGAAGGACATTGAAGAGGTTGTCTCGATGTGGACGGGCATCCCTGTGACCCGCCTGTCCGCCAGCGAGATGGAGCGCCTGAAGAATATGGAAGAGGAGCTCCACAGGCACGTCGTCGGCCAGGAGGAGGCGGTCACGATCGTCTCCAAGGCCACCCGCCGCGCTCGCGCCGGCCTCAAGAATCCCAAGCGCCCCACGGGTGTGTTCATCTTCGCCGGCCCTACAGGCGTGGGCAAGACGCACCTGGTGCAGAAGCTGGCGCAATTCCTCTTCGGCACCGAGGACGCCGTCATCCGCGTCGACATGTCGGAGTTCATGGAGCGCCACGCCGTCGCGAGGCTTGTCGGCGCGCCTCCGGGCTACGTTGGCTACGATGAGGGCGGCCAGCTCACAGAGGCCGTCCGCCGCAAGTCCTACTGCGTCATCCTGCTGGACGAGATCGAGAAGGCCCACCCTGAGGTCTTCAACATCCTGCTCCAGATATTCGATGACGGCCACCTGACCGATTCGCGTGGCCGGAAGGTGGACTTCCGCAACACGCTGATCGTCATGACGAGCAACATCGGCTCGGACCTGATCCGCCAGGACAAGTCGCTCGGCTTCAATACGAAGGTCGGCGACGAGGGCAAGAGCAAGGCCGATTACGAGCGCATGAAGGGCAACGTGCTGGATGAGATCAAGCGCTTCTTCCGCCCGGAGTTCCTGAACAGGATCGACGGCACGGTCGTATTCCACCCGCTGACCCGCGACCAGGTCCACAAGATCGTGGACATCGAGACGAAGAAGGTGGCCTTCAACCTGGTGGAGAAGGGCATCTCGCTGGAGATAACCGACGCCGCCAAGGCGTGGATCGCAAACAAGGGCTACGATCCCCTGTTCGGCGCGAGGCCGCTGCGCCGCGTCATCCAGGACGAGGTTGAGGACCGGCTGTCCGACGCTCTCCTGGACGGCAGGTTCAAGACCGGGGACACCGCGCTCATCGATATCGAGAACGAGGTCCTCACCGTCAAGGCGAAGGCCCGCACGGAGCCTGTTGCCTCCAACTGA
- a CDS encoding branched-chain amino acid aminotransferase — MWRQIRFPQSRSRAMEQERIVYLNGKMVPDSQALVSIEDRGFLLGDGCFDTTRTFNHKIFKLSEHLDRWFDSLQYLRIDIGMDKAKVADLTMQVLEANLPMIGKEDDLWVTQKATRGLRGVTEKPKPTVIIETRAIPFKSRGHYYSEGIPLIVASVRRTPPESLSPRVKSHNYLNLIMADLEVKSRDPNAWAITLDVNGNLAEGDGSNIFVVKNGAVFTPRTNFVLGGISRQTTIELAHEIGIEMVEKDIDLFDAYTADEMFVTATSICICPVSSINGAKIASGKVPGPITSRLLEAYSGLVGKDIVRQFTREL, encoded by the coding sequence ATGTGGCGGCAAATACGTTTTCCGCAGAGCAGGAGCAGGGCTATGGAGCAGGAACGGATAGTCTATCTGAACGGCAAGATGGTGCCTGACAGCCAGGCGCTTGTCTCAATTGAAGACCGCGGGTTCCTTCTGGGCGACGGCTGCTTTGACACAACCCGCACATTCAACCACAAGATATTCAAGCTGAGCGAGCACCTCGACAGGTGGTTCGACTCCCTCCAGTATCTCCGCATAGATATAGGAATGGACAAGGCGAAGGTCGCCGACCTGACGATGCAGGTGCTCGAGGCTAACCTGCCGATGATCGGCAAAGAGGACGACCTCTGGGTTACCCAGAAGGCCACCCGCGGTCTGCGCGGCGTGACGGAGAAGCCGAAGCCGACCGTGATCATAGAAACGCGCGCCATCCCCTTCAAGTCGCGCGGTCACTACTACAGCGAAGGCATCCCGCTGATCGTGGCCTCCGTGCGCCGAACGCCCCCGGAGTCGCTCAGCCCAAGGGTGAAGTCGCACAACTACCTCAACCTGATCATGGCAGACCTTGAGGTCAAGTCCCGCGATCCCAATGCGTGGGCAATTACGCTTGACGTCAACGGCAACCTCGCGGAGGGAGACGGCAGCAACATCTTCGTCGTCAAGAACGGAGCGGTCTTCACGCCGCGCACGAATTTCGTTCTGGGCGGCATCAGCAGGCAGACGACCATCGAGCTTGCCCACGAGATCGGCATAGAGATGGTGGAGAAGGACATCGACCTGTTCGATGCCTATACGGCGGACGAGATGTTCGTCACGGCGACCAGTATCTGCATCTGCCCGGTGTCCAGCATCAACGGCGCGAAGATCGCCTCCGGCAAGGTGCCTGGCCCCATCACGTCCCGCCTCCTGGAGGCGTACAGCGGACTCGTGGGCAAGGACATCGTCCGCCAGTTCACCCGCGAGCTCTAA
- the radA gene encoding DNA repair protein RadA produces MAKRSEKTQFMCESCGADSPKWSGQCPGCGQWNTMVEFRPGAARPSGRGGARASASAVPAQELSEVSVERVLRMDVASDEVNRVLGGGLVPGSLVVIAGDPGIGKSTLLLRIAAEIASRQGKALYVTGEESMAQVKMRADRLGIKGNGLILLQTTLLNDVISHLEQVRPAAAVVDSIQTMFDDGLTSPAGSVAQIRECTRILMEWAKVHDVPLILTGHVTKGGEIAGPKVLEHMVDVVLYLEGDPVSSWRLLRAVKNRFGSTNEVGVFEMAERGLIEVSDPSSAFLAEHREGAVGSAIVPVMEGSRPMLVEVQALTSPSVQPIPRRVATGIDLNRLLLVCAVLSRRVGVSLATQDVIVNVAGGLRISEPAADLAVALAIASSVKNVPVSSGTIAIGEIGLSGEVRRVPHLQRRISEAARLGLRKCIVPAGGEMGADRAVVDGTPVETLVHALSLALPRGRES; encoded by the coding sequence ATGGCGAAACGGTCCGAAAAGACACAATTCATGTGTGAGAGCTGCGGCGCAGATAGCCCGAAGTGGTCGGGCCAGTGCCCGGGCTGCGGCCAGTGGAATACCATGGTGGAGTTTCGCCCGGGCGCCGCGCGGCCGTCTGGGCGCGGCGGCGCCAGGGCGTCCGCTTCCGCCGTGCCGGCGCAAGAGCTGTCTGAAGTCTCCGTTGAGCGCGTTCTCAGGATGGATGTCGCCTCGGACGAGGTGAACCGCGTCCTGGGCGGCGGCCTTGTGCCGGGCTCGCTTGTCGTCATAGCCGGCGACCCCGGCATCGGCAAGTCGACCCTCCTGCTCCGTATCGCCGCGGAGATCGCGTCACGGCAGGGCAAGGCGCTCTACGTCACCGGCGAGGAGTCGATGGCGCAGGTGAAAATGCGGGCCGACCGCCTGGGCATCAAGGGCAACGGCCTCATTCTCCTGCAGACGACGCTCCTGAACGACGTGATCTCCCATCTGGAGCAGGTCCGGCCCGCGGCGGCCGTCGTGGACTCCATCCAGACGATGTTCGACGATGGCCTCACATCGCCTGCGGGGAGCGTGGCGCAGATACGCGAGTGCACGCGTATCCTGATGGAGTGGGCGAAGGTGCACGACGTCCCGCTCATCCTCACCGGCCACGTAACCAAGGGCGGCGAGATCGCCGGACCCAAGGTCCTTGAGCACATGGTAGACGTGGTCCTTTACCTCGAAGGCGACCCGGTAAGCTCGTGGCGTTTGCTGCGTGCCGTGAAGAACCGCTTCGGCTCGACGAACGAGGTGGGCGTGTTTGAAATGGCCGAGCGCGGCCTGATAGAGGTCTCGGACCCATCCAGCGCGTTCCTTGCCGAGCACCGCGAGGGTGCCGTGGGCTCGGCCATCGTGCCCGTGATGGAGGGCAGCAGGCCGATGCTCGTCGAGGTGCAGGCCCTGACGAGTCCATCGGTGCAGCCGATACCCAGGCGTGTGGCGACGGGAATCGATCTCAACAGGCTGCTCCTCGTTTGCGCGGTCTTGAGCCGGCGCGTCGGCGTATCGCTCGCCACGCAGGACGTCATCGTGAACGTCGCGGGCGGCCTGCGGATTTCAGAGCCCGCGGCAGACCTGGCCGTCGCGCTGGCCATAGCGTCCAGCGTGAAGAATGTGCCGGTCTCGTCCGGTACCATAGCAATTGGAGAGATCGGCCTGAGCGGGGAGGTCCGCCGCGTGCCGCACCTGCAGCGTCGCATCTCTGAGGCCGCGCGCCTTGGACTCCGAAAGTGCATCGTCCCCGCAGGGGGAGAGATGGGCGCGGACAGGGCCGTAGTGGACGGCACGCCCGTCGAGACCCTCGTCCACGCTCTCTCCCTTGCCCTGCCCAGAGGCAGAGAATCGTAG
- the larC gene encoding nickel pincer cofactor biosynthesis protein LarC — MLLGAIIHAGVPVDALASELAKLNVPGVALSAAPSERNGVHGIHVVVKQDASVRKARTVDELVSIIDSSPLAAAVKERSTAVLRRLDQAEAIAHGVEIGQTHLHELGEMDTLYDVAGAVIGLDMLGVEKLYCSPLPTGSGTVKTAHGVLPVPSPATAALFAIAGAPTTPPPGNIPDSGEMVTPTGAAIVTTLAELRQPRMSVERVGYGLGTRNPKGYPNVVAIWLGDKADEAGDAGMSLLDTNLDDISAEVLGYTQERLFALGARDVWFTPIQMKKNRPATMLSALVPSNLEQVAANLILRETTSLGVRVRPITRYEAGREYVRFVSSLGEVGVKIKSIDGAPVSVSAEYEDCRRIALDTGRPLQDVIRVIEAEAWARRLLEGTQPK, encoded by the coding sequence ATGTTGCTGGGCGCGATCATCCACGCCGGCGTGCCTGTTGACGCGCTTGCATCCGAGCTCGCGAAGCTGAACGTGCCGGGCGTTGCGCTATCCGCCGCGCCGTCTGAACGCAACGGCGTTCACGGCATCCATGTCGTCGTGAAGCAGGACGCCTCTGTCCGCAAGGCACGCACAGTGGACGAGCTTGTCTCTATCATCGACTCCTCACCCCTCGCGGCCGCTGTGAAAGAGCGCAGCACGGCAGTCCTGCGCCGCCTGGATCAGGCGGAAGCCATTGCGCACGGTGTGGAGATCGGCCAGACGCACCTGCACGAGCTGGGCGAAATGGATACGCTCTACGACGTCGCAGGCGCCGTCATCGGCCTCGACATGCTCGGAGTGGAAAAGCTGTACTGCTCTCCGCTGCCGACCGGCTCAGGCACGGTGAAGACCGCGCACGGCGTGCTGCCCGTGCCGTCGCCCGCGACCGCGGCCCTTTTCGCTATCGCAGGCGCGCCCACAACTCCTCCGCCGGGCAATATCCCGGACTCCGGCGAGATGGTCACGCCGACAGGGGCGGCAATTGTCACGACGCTGGCGGAGCTACGCCAGCCGCGCATGAGCGTTGAGCGGGTAGGGTACGGCCTCGGCACACGCAATCCGAAAGGATACCCGAACGTCGTCGCCATCTGGCTGGGCGATAAGGCTGACGAAGCTGGGGACGCCGGGATGTCTCTGCTGGACACGAACCTGGACGACATTTCGGCAGAGGTCCTTGGATACACACAGGAGCGGCTTTTCGCGCTCGGGGCGCGGGACGTGTGGTTCACCCCCATACAGATGAAGAAAAACCGGCCGGCGACGATGCTAAGCGCTCTCGTCCCTTCGAACCTGGAGCAGGTCGCCGCGAATCTAATCCTGCGAGAGACAACCAGCCTCGGCGTCCGCGTGCGCCCGATAACCAGGTACGAAGCCGGCAGGGAATACGTCCGGTTTGTCTCGTCCCTGGGCGAGGTAGGCGTTAAGATAAAGAGTATCGACGGCGCGCCGGTTTCGGTCTCGGCCGAGTACGAAGACTGCCGGAGAATAGCCCTGGATACCGGCCGGCCGCTACAGGATGTGATAAGAGTGATAGAGGCGGAAGCATGGGCCCGGCGCCTCCTGGAAGGGACTCAGCCCAAATGA